One segment of Phragmites australis chromosome 13, lpPhrAust1.1, whole genome shotgun sequence DNA contains the following:
- the LOC133889117 gene encoding F-box/kelch-repeat protein At5g60570-like, whose translation MEDLQDCNSKSLVALPGSVVLHLFRLFGQQDQNSWQKYILAYFLLVRNEFSRESKKQSVLIGSDVHCCDISELDVDFSFATDLDSEDLELQKQKPVLKIQSGGDSSGNRSNDCFFPGLHDDLAQDCVAWTSRSDYPSLSCLNKRFNLLINSGYLYKLRRKYGIIEHWVYLACSLMPWEAFDPSRKRWMRLPRMPCDECFSCADKESLAVGTQLLVFGREYTGLAIWMYNLLTRNWSQCTPMNLPRCLFASGSSGEIAIVAGGCDSNGHVLKSAELYNSETGHWETLPDMNLARRLSSGFFMDGKFYVIGGVSSQRDSFTCGEEYTLETRSWRRILDMYPGGTSASQSPPLVAVVNNQLYAADQSTNVVKKYDKANNTWNIVKPLPVRADSSNGWGLAFKACGDRLLVIGGHRGPRGEVILLHSWCPEDGGGGADWEVLSVKERAGVFVYNCAIMGC comes from the coding sequence ATGGAAGATCTACAAGATTGCAACTCGAAAAGCCTGGTTGCTCTTCCCGGCTCTGTGGTTCTGCATCTCTTCAGGCTGTTTGGTCAGCAGGATCAGAATTCCTGGCAGAAGTACATACTAGCTTACTTTCTTTTGGTCAGGAATGAGTTCTCAAGGGAGTCAAAGAAACAATCAGTTTTGATTGGATCAGATGTTCACTGCTGTGATATTTCAGAATTGGATGTGGATTTTTCATTTGCTACAGATTTGGACAGTGAAGACCTGGAACTTCAGAAGCAGAAACCTGTTCTGAAGATTCAGTCGGGAGGTGATTCAAGTGGCAACAGATCAAATGATTGCTTCTTTCCAGGCCTTCATGATGACCTGGCTCAAGACTGTGTTGCTTGGACAAGCAGATCAGACTACCCGTCACTTTCTTGTCTGAATAAAAGGTTTAATTTGTTAATTAACAGTGGATATCTGTACAAACTGCGGAGGAAATATGGCATTATTGAGCATTGGGTGTATCTGGCTTGTAGTTTGATGCCCTGGGAAGCATTTGACCCTTCACGAAAGCGGTGGATGAGGCTTCCGAGAATGCCGTGCGATGAGTGCTTCTCCTGCGCAGACAAGGAATCACTTGCCGTCGGGACACAGCTGCTTGTCTTTGGCCGGGAATATACTGGCCTGGCTATTTGGATGTACAATTTACTGACTCGCAATTGGTCCCAATGCACTCCAATGAATCTGCCCCGCTGTCTTTTTGCCTCGGGAAGCTCAGGCGAGATTGCTATTGTTGCTGGTGGGTGTGATAGTAATGGACATGTGCTGAAATCTGCTGAGTTGTACAACTCGGAAACTGGCCACTGGGAGACTTTACCAGACATGAACCTGGCCAGGAGGCTCTCTTCAGGTTTCTTCATGGATGGGAAGTTTTATGTCATTGGGGGTGTATCTAGCCAGAGGGATTCATTTACTTGTGGAGAGGAATATACTCTTGAAACAAGAAGCTGGAGAAGAATACTTGATATGTACCCTGGAGGGACCAGTGCCTCTCAGTCACCTCCTCTTGTCGCTGTTGTGAATAATCAACTCTACGCCGCTGACCAGTCGACGAATGTGGTTAAGAAGTATGATAAAGCAAATAACACTTGGAACATAGTGAAGCCATTGCCCGTCAGAGCTGACTCTTCCAATGGTTGGGGCCTAGCTTTCAAGGCTTGCGGTGACAGATTGCTGGTCATCGGTGGCCACAGAGGACCTCGCGGCGAAGTAATATTGCTGCATTCTTGGTGCCCTGAAGACGGGGGCGGTGGTGCTGACTGGGAGGTGCTCTCGGTGAAGGAGCGTGCTGGTGTCTTTGTTTACAACTGTGCAATAATGGGGTGCTGA